The following are encoded in a window of Cucurbita pepo subsp. pepo cultivar mu-cu-16 chromosome LG12, ASM280686v2, whole genome shotgun sequence genomic DNA:
- the LOC111807827 gene encoding polygalacturonate 4-alpha-galacturonosyltransferase-like isoform X2 — MAQKKGLLSATAAQRARAGGGSRLTVLLIIFFLFLSPAVFFFSRGLRSADLEIISSGSVQQVIDMIAASTNDLGPYSVDHFRKNSLSVSWKIDGQETTVDDISERNQTVIDLVKEKPNSEEVKLMDDSSQFTDSTAKQTRRQLREKKREKHAAQLLQQDDNILIKLENAAIERSKSVDTSVLGKYSIWRKEYENDNSDSTVRLMRDQMIMARAYLGIAKMKNKLDLYHELQTRLKESQCALGEASTDADLHRSSPDKIKSMGQILSKAKEQLYDCKLVTGKLRAMLQSADEEVRGLKKQSTFLSQLAAKTIPNGIHCLSLRLTIDFHLLPPEKRNFPRSENLENPNLYHYALFSDNVLAASVVVNSTIVNAKDPSKHVFHLVTDKLNFGAMNMWFLSNPPGKATIHVENVDEFRWLNSSYCPVLRQLESAAMREYYFKAEHPTTLSSGASNLKYRNPKYLSMLNHLRFYLPQVYPKLEKILFLDDDIVVQKDLTGLWDVDLHGKVNGAVETCGESFHRFDKYLNFSNPHIARKFDPNACGWAYGMNMFDLKEWKKRDITGIYHKWQNLNEERLLWKLGTLPPGLITFYGLTHPLDKSWHVLGLGYNPSIDRSEIENAAVVHYNGNMKPWLELAMTKYRGYWSKYIKYNHPYLRQCKLNE; from the exons ATGGCACAGAAGAAGGGATTGTTATCCGCTACTGCTGCCCAGAGGGCTAGAGCTGGTGGTGGATCTCGACTTACTGTTCtacttattattttcttcttgtttctatCTCCTGcggtcttcttcttcagccGAGGTCTCCGTAGTGCAG ATCTTGAAATTATTTCGAGTGGTTCTGTTCAGCAG GTCATTGATATGATTGCTGCTAGCACAAATGATTTGGGTCCCTATAGTGTTGACCATTTTCGAAAAAATAGTTTGTCAGTTTCTTGGAAAATAGATGGACAAGAGACTACGGTTGATGACATTTCTGAG AGAAACCAAACTGTTATTGAtcttgtgaaagaaaaacccaacAGTGAAGAAGTCAAACTTATGG ATGACAGTTCCCAATTTACAGATAGTACTGCAAAACAGACAAGGAGG CAACTTCGAGAAAAGAAACGTGAAAAGCATGCTGCTCAGTTGCTTCAACAGGACGACAACATTCTGATAAAACTTGAGAATGCTGCTATTGAGCGCTCAAAATCAGTTGATACCTCAGTTCTGGGTAAATACAGTATATGGAGGAAAGAATATGAGAATGATAACTCCGATTCAACTGTACGCTTGATGCGGGACCAAATGATCATGGCAAGGGCATACCTAGGTATAgcaaagatgaagaacaagcTTGACTTGTATCATGAACTCCAGACGCGTTTGAAAGAGAGCCAATGTGCCTTAGGAGAGGCAAGTACTGATGCTGATCTGCATCGGAG TTCCcctgataaaataaaatctatgGGCCAAATTTTGTCAAAAGCAAAAGAGCAATTATATGACTGCAAGTTGGTAACAGGAAAGCTAAGGGCAATGCTCCAATCAGCTGATGAAGAAGTCAGAGGCTTGAAAAAGCAAAGCACATTCCTCAGTCAGTTGGCTGCCAAGACCATACCTAATGGAATTCACTGCTTATCCTTGCGTCTAACTATAGACTTCCACCTTCTTCCTccagagaaaagaaattttcctagaagtgaaaatttagaaaatccAAATCTTTATCATTATGCCCTCTTTTCAGACAATGTCTTGGCTGCTTCAGTTGTTGTCAACTCAACCATTGTGAATGCTAAG GATCCTTCAAAACATGTATTTCATCTTGTTACAGATAAGCTTAATTTTGGTGCCATGAACATGTGGTTCCTGTCAAATCCTCCTGGAAAAGCCACAATCCATGTTGAAAATGTTGATGAATTCAGGTGGCTAAATTCGTCTTACTGTCCAGTATTACGTCAACTTGAATCTGCTGCAATGAGAGAATACTATTTCAAGGCTGAACATCCAACCACTCTTTCATCTGGTGCATCGAATCTTAAGTACAGAAATCCAAAGTATCTTTCTATGCTTAATCATCTGAGGTTCTATCTTCCTCAGGTATATCCCAAGTTGGAAAAGATTCTGTTTTTGGATGATGACATTGTTGTTCAGAAAGATTTGACTGGATTATGGGATGTGGATCTTCATGGCAAAGTTAATGGTGCAGTTGAAACCTGTGGTGAGAGCTTTCACCGTTTTGACAAATATCTTAACTTCTCCAATCCTCATATTGCAAGAAAATTTGATCCCAATGCATGTGGATGGGCCTACGGGATGAATATGTTTGACTTGAAGGAATGGAAAAAACGAGACATTACTGGCATATATCATAAGTGGCAGAACTTG AATGAAGAAAGGTTACTCTGGAAGCTAGGAACACTTCCTCCGGGTTTGATTACTTTTTATGGACTGACACATCCACTTGATAAGTCGTGGCATGTGCTTGGTTTGGGTTACAATCCAAGCATCGACCGGTCTGAGATAGAGAATGCTGCAGTTGTACACTACAACGGAAACATGAAGCCTTGGCTGGAATTGGCTATGACAAAGTATCGTGGTTATTGGAGCAAGTATATCAAGTACAATCATCCTTACCTTCGCCAATGCAAGTTAAATGAATGA
- the LOC111807827 gene encoding polygalacturonate 4-alpha-galacturonosyltransferase-like isoform X1 produces MAQKKGLLSATAAQRARAGGGSRLTVLLIIFFLFLSPAVFFFSRGLRSADLEIISSGSVQQDVGLRERTALQQFNSLFPKAVIDMIAASTNDLGPYSVDHFRKNSLSVSWKIDGQETTVDDISERNQTVIDLVKEKPNSEEVKLMDDSSQFTDSTAKQTRRQLREKKREKHAAQLLQQDDNILIKLENAAIERSKSVDTSVLGKYSIWRKEYENDNSDSTVRLMRDQMIMARAYLGIAKMKNKLDLYHELQTRLKESQCALGEASTDADLHRSSPDKIKSMGQILSKAKEQLYDCKLVTGKLRAMLQSADEEVRGLKKQSTFLSQLAAKTIPNGIHCLSLRLTIDFHLLPPEKRNFPRSENLENPNLYHYALFSDNVLAASVVVNSTIVNAKDPSKHVFHLVTDKLNFGAMNMWFLSNPPGKATIHVENVDEFRWLNSSYCPVLRQLESAAMREYYFKAEHPTTLSSGASNLKYRNPKYLSMLNHLRFYLPQVYPKLEKILFLDDDIVVQKDLTGLWDVDLHGKVNGAVETCGESFHRFDKYLNFSNPHIARKFDPNACGWAYGMNMFDLKEWKKRDITGIYHKWQNLNEERLLWKLGTLPPGLITFYGLTHPLDKSWHVLGLGYNPSIDRSEIENAAVVHYNGNMKPWLELAMTKYRGYWSKYIKYNHPYLRQCKLNE; encoded by the exons ATGGCACAGAAGAAGGGATTGTTATCCGCTACTGCTGCCCAGAGGGCTAGAGCTGGTGGTGGATCTCGACTTACTGTTCtacttattattttcttcttgtttctatCTCCTGcggtcttcttcttcagccGAGGTCTCCGTAGTGCAG ATCTTGAAATTATTTCGAGTGGTTCTGTTCAGCAG GATGTTGGATTGAGAGAAAGAACAGCATTGCAACAGTTCAATTCTCTTTTTCCTAAAGCG GTCATTGATATGATTGCTGCTAGCACAAATGATTTGGGTCCCTATAGTGTTGACCATTTTCGAAAAAATAGTTTGTCAGTTTCTTGGAAAATAGATGGACAAGAGACTACGGTTGATGACATTTCTGAG AGAAACCAAACTGTTATTGAtcttgtgaaagaaaaacccaacAGTGAAGAAGTCAAACTTATGG ATGACAGTTCCCAATTTACAGATAGTACTGCAAAACAGACAAGGAGG CAACTTCGAGAAAAGAAACGTGAAAAGCATGCTGCTCAGTTGCTTCAACAGGACGACAACATTCTGATAAAACTTGAGAATGCTGCTATTGAGCGCTCAAAATCAGTTGATACCTCAGTTCTGGGTAAATACAGTATATGGAGGAAAGAATATGAGAATGATAACTCCGATTCAACTGTACGCTTGATGCGGGACCAAATGATCATGGCAAGGGCATACCTAGGTATAgcaaagatgaagaacaagcTTGACTTGTATCATGAACTCCAGACGCGTTTGAAAGAGAGCCAATGTGCCTTAGGAGAGGCAAGTACTGATGCTGATCTGCATCGGAG TTCCcctgataaaataaaatctatgGGCCAAATTTTGTCAAAAGCAAAAGAGCAATTATATGACTGCAAGTTGGTAACAGGAAAGCTAAGGGCAATGCTCCAATCAGCTGATGAAGAAGTCAGAGGCTTGAAAAAGCAAAGCACATTCCTCAGTCAGTTGGCTGCCAAGACCATACCTAATGGAATTCACTGCTTATCCTTGCGTCTAACTATAGACTTCCACCTTCTTCCTccagagaaaagaaattttcctagaagtgaaaatttagaaaatccAAATCTTTATCATTATGCCCTCTTTTCAGACAATGTCTTGGCTGCTTCAGTTGTTGTCAACTCAACCATTGTGAATGCTAAG GATCCTTCAAAACATGTATTTCATCTTGTTACAGATAAGCTTAATTTTGGTGCCATGAACATGTGGTTCCTGTCAAATCCTCCTGGAAAAGCCACAATCCATGTTGAAAATGTTGATGAATTCAGGTGGCTAAATTCGTCTTACTGTCCAGTATTACGTCAACTTGAATCTGCTGCAATGAGAGAATACTATTTCAAGGCTGAACATCCAACCACTCTTTCATCTGGTGCATCGAATCTTAAGTACAGAAATCCAAAGTATCTTTCTATGCTTAATCATCTGAGGTTCTATCTTCCTCAGGTATATCCCAAGTTGGAAAAGATTCTGTTTTTGGATGATGACATTGTTGTTCAGAAAGATTTGACTGGATTATGGGATGTGGATCTTCATGGCAAAGTTAATGGTGCAGTTGAAACCTGTGGTGAGAGCTTTCACCGTTTTGACAAATATCTTAACTTCTCCAATCCTCATATTGCAAGAAAATTTGATCCCAATGCATGTGGATGGGCCTACGGGATGAATATGTTTGACTTGAAGGAATGGAAAAAACGAGACATTACTGGCATATATCATAAGTGGCAGAACTTG AATGAAGAAAGGTTACTCTGGAAGCTAGGAACACTTCCTCCGGGTTTGATTACTTTTTATGGACTGACACATCCACTTGATAAGTCGTGGCATGTGCTTGGTTTGGGTTACAATCCAAGCATCGACCGGTCTGAGATAGAGAATGCTGCAGTTGTACACTACAACGGAAACATGAAGCCTTGGCTGGAATTGGCTATGACAAAGTATCGTGGTTATTGGAGCAAGTATATCAAGTACAATCATCCTTACCTTCGCCAATGCAAGTTAAATGAATGA
- the LOC111807827 gene encoding polygalacturonate 4-alpha-galacturonosyltransferase-like isoform X3, whose amino-acid sequence MIAASTNDLGPYSVDHFRKNSLSVSWKIDGQETTVDDISERNQTVIDLVKEKPNSEEVKLMDDSSQFTDSTAKQTRRQLREKKREKHAAQLLQQDDNILIKLENAAIERSKSVDTSVLGKYSIWRKEYENDNSDSTVRLMRDQMIMARAYLGIAKMKNKLDLYHELQTRLKESQCALGEASTDADLHRSSPDKIKSMGQILSKAKEQLYDCKLVTGKLRAMLQSADEEVRGLKKQSTFLSQLAAKTIPNGIHCLSLRLTIDFHLLPPEKRNFPRSENLENPNLYHYALFSDNVLAASVVVNSTIVNAKDPSKHVFHLVTDKLNFGAMNMWFLSNPPGKATIHVENVDEFRWLNSSYCPVLRQLESAAMREYYFKAEHPTTLSSGASNLKYRNPKYLSMLNHLRFYLPQVYPKLEKILFLDDDIVVQKDLTGLWDVDLHGKVNGAVETCGESFHRFDKYLNFSNPHIARKFDPNACGWAYGMNMFDLKEWKKRDITGIYHKWQNLNEERLLWKLGTLPPGLITFYGLTHPLDKSWHVLGLGYNPSIDRSEIENAAVVHYNGNMKPWLELAMTKYRGYWSKYIKYNHPYLRQCKLNE is encoded by the exons ATGATTGCTGCTAGCACAAATGATTTGGGTCCCTATAGTGTTGACCATTTTCGAAAAAATAGTTTGTCAGTTTCTTGGAAAATAGATGGACAAGAGACTACGGTTGATGACATTTCTGAG AGAAACCAAACTGTTATTGAtcttgtgaaagaaaaacccaacAGTGAAGAAGTCAAACTTATGG ATGACAGTTCCCAATTTACAGATAGTACTGCAAAACAGACAAGGAGG CAACTTCGAGAAAAGAAACGTGAAAAGCATGCTGCTCAGTTGCTTCAACAGGACGACAACATTCTGATAAAACTTGAGAATGCTGCTATTGAGCGCTCAAAATCAGTTGATACCTCAGTTCTGGGTAAATACAGTATATGGAGGAAAGAATATGAGAATGATAACTCCGATTCAACTGTACGCTTGATGCGGGACCAAATGATCATGGCAAGGGCATACCTAGGTATAgcaaagatgaagaacaagcTTGACTTGTATCATGAACTCCAGACGCGTTTGAAAGAGAGCCAATGTGCCTTAGGAGAGGCAAGTACTGATGCTGATCTGCATCGGAG TTCCcctgataaaataaaatctatgGGCCAAATTTTGTCAAAAGCAAAAGAGCAATTATATGACTGCAAGTTGGTAACAGGAAAGCTAAGGGCAATGCTCCAATCAGCTGATGAAGAAGTCAGAGGCTTGAAAAAGCAAAGCACATTCCTCAGTCAGTTGGCTGCCAAGACCATACCTAATGGAATTCACTGCTTATCCTTGCGTCTAACTATAGACTTCCACCTTCTTCCTccagagaaaagaaattttcctagaagtgaaaatttagaaaatccAAATCTTTATCATTATGCCCTCTTTTCAGACAATGTCTTGGCTGCTTCAGTTGTTGTCAACTCAACCATTGTGAATGCTAAG GATCCTTCAAAACATGTATTTCATCTTGTTACAGATAAGCTTAATTTTGGTGCCATGAACATGTGGTTCCTGTCAAATCCTCCTGGAAAAGCCACAATCCATGTTGAAAATGTTGATGAATTCAGGTGGCTAAATTCGTCTTACTGTCCAGTATTACGTCAACTTGAATCTGCTGCAATGAGAGAATACTATTTCAAGGCTGAACATCCAACCACTCTTTCATCTGGTGCATCGAATCTTAAGTACAGAAATCCAAAGTATCTTTCTATGCTTAATCATCTGAGGTTCTATCTTCCTCAGGTATATCCCAAGTTGGAAAAGATTCTGTTTTTGGATGATGACATTGTTGTTCAGAAAGATTTGACTGGATTATGGGATGTGGATCTTCATGGCAAAGTTAATGGTGCAGTTGAAACCTGTGGTGAGAGCTTTCACCGTTTTGACAAATATCTTAACTTCTCCAATCCTCATATTGCAAGAAAATTTGATCCCAATGCATGTGGATGGGCCTACGGGATGAATATGTTTGACTTGAAGGAATGGAAAAAACGAGACATTACTGGCATATATCATAAGTGGCAGAACTTG AATGAAGAAAGGTTACTCTGGAAGCTAGGAACACTTCCTCCGGGTTTGATTACTTTTTATGGACTGACACATCCACTTGATAAGTCGTGGCATGTGCTTGGTTTGGGTTACAATCCAAGCATCGACCGGTCTGAGATAGAGAATGCTGCAGTTGTACACTACAACGGAAACATGAAGCCTTGGCTGGAATTGGCTATGACAAAGTATCGTGGTTATTGGAGCAAGTATATCAAGTACAATCATCCTTACCTTCGCCAATGCAAGTTAAATGAATGA